Proteins co-encoded in one Cupriavidus metallidurans CH34 genomic window:
- a CDS encoding bestrophin-like domain: protein MNPLINHPAILFVVMLVVMSSATALGALVLRRIRPLPAEVKDDFGIVQGATLTLLALLIGFTLSMAVGRYDQRKNLEEEEANAIGTEYLRADLIEGPEAEQVKALLVRYLDQRILYYRTRDSAQLQEIEAATSQIEDEMWKLMRSAARAKPTPITGLVVSGMNDVINSQGYAEAAWINRIPVSAWGLMIVIAFFSSMMQGYGARSENAKIILMLVLPFTVSLSLALISDIDSPRGGLIRVLPQNLLSLQASLKR, encoded by the coding sequence ATGAACCCGCTCATCAATCATCCAGCCATCCTTTTCGTTGTCATGCTGGTGGTCATGTCGTCGGCCACCGCACTTGGCGCGCTGGTGCTGCGCCGCATCCGGCCACTCCCTGCCGAAGTCAAGGACGACTTCGGCATCGTCCAGGGCGCCACGCTGACGCTGCTGGCCCTGCTGATCGGATTCACGCTGTCGATGGCCGTGGGACGGTACGATCAACGCAAGAACCTCGAGGAAGAAGAAGCGAATGCGATCGGCACCGAATATCTGCGGGCGGACCTGATCGAGGGGCCGGAAGCCGAACAGGTCAAGGCGCTTCTGGTCCGATACCTGGACCAGCGCATTCTCTACTACCGCACGCGCGACAGCGCTCAACTGCAGGAAATCGAAGCGGCCACCTCGCAGATCGAGGACGAGATGTGGAAGCTGATGCGCTCGGCGGCACGCGCGAAACCCACACCGATCACGGGCCTGGTGGTGTCCGGCATGAACGACGTTATCAACAGCCAGGGCTACGCCGAGGCCGCGTGGATCAACCGGATTCCGGTCTCGGCCTGGGGCCTGATGATCGTCATCGCCTTTTTCAGCAGCATGATGCAGGGCTACGGCGCCCGATCTGAAAACGCCAAGATCATCCTGATGCTGGTGCTTCCGTTCACCGTGTCGCTGTCACTGGCGCTGATCTCGGATATCGACAGCCCGCGCGGCGGCCTGATCCGTGTGTTGCCGCAGAACCTGCTCAGTCTTCAGGCATCGTTGAAGCGATAG
- a CDS encoding LysR family transcriptional regulator → MIDNSLDLNLVRLFVTMVESRTLTAAAERSGMTRSNVSRRLKVLEQHLGAQLMRRTTRHVELTEAGQLLYAHALRMLDELQSAKTAIDSLGTVVRGDVRIRLPTGLGHLYLTPLLLEFARIYPQISLRVVINDNIGDLISAEVDMALKITSQPPDDHVARRICDVGWCLCATPSFLDSRGPILSVADLESCDMIAPASLGRRFTLKVWMAGTPTTLRVSPRIQSGDYPFLLESMIGGLGVALLPRYAVWRQLQTGQVREVLAECEAEGVGDSVYMLTASNRYPTLATRTLMDFIRVHLERQAESWRRSGNPQLVSA, encoded by the coding sequence ATGATTGACAATAGCTTGGATCTCAACCTAGTACGGCTGTTCGTGACGATGGTGGAGTCGCGCACGTTGACGGCGGCTGCCGAGCGCAGTGGCATGACCCGCTCCAATGTGTCCCGCCGTCTGAAGGTGCTCGAACAGCACCTCGGTGCCCAGTTGATGCGCAGGACAACCCGGCACGTCGAGCTGACGGAGGCCGGGCAACTGCTCTATGCCCACGCACTGCGGATGCTCGACGAACTGCAATCGGCCAAGACCGCGATCGACAGCCTCGGCACGGTGGTGCGTGGCGACGTGCGTATCCGTCTGCCGACCGGGCTCGGTCATCTCTACCTGACGCCGCTGCTGCTGGAGTTCGCCCGCATCTACCCACAGATTTCGCTGCGCGTGGTCATCAACGACAACATCGGCGACCTGATTTCCGCCGAGGTCGACATGGCGCTGAAGATCACGTCCCAACCGCCAGATGACCACGTGGCGCGACGCATCTGCGACGTCGGCTGGTGCCTGTGCGCGACGCCGTCTTTCCTGGACAGCCGTGGCCCGATCCTGAGCGTGGCCGACCTGGAGAGCTGCGACATGATCGCGCCCGCATCGCTGGGCCGACGCTTCACGCTCAAGGTGTGGATGGCAGGCACCCCGACGACCTTGCGCGTGTCACCACGTATCCAGTCCGGCGACTATCCGTTTCTGCTGGAATCGATGATTGGAGGTCTTGGCGTGGCACTGCTGCCGCGCTATGCCGTCTGGCGTCAACTCCAGACAGGACAGGTCCGCGAGGTGCTAGCCGAATGCGAGGCGGAGGGCGTGGGGGACAGCGTTTACATGCTGACGGCATCGAATCGCTACCCGACGCTGGCGACCCGCACGCTGATGGATTTCATCCGCGTGCATCTGGAGCGGCAGGCGGAGAGTTGGCGGCGGAGCGGCAATCCGCAGTTGGTGTCGGCGTAG
- a CDS encoding CaiB/BaiF CoA transferase family protein, translating to MPNALASTHPTDDGLLDLPFAGLRVLDISQGIAGPYCAHILWQQGAEIIKVEPPSGDWGRKVGVVRGDTSALSIAYNGGKRSICVDATVEAGKDVLRQLALQADVVVQNFRPQVADRLGVGHAALAALRPELVYVSISGYGPDGPYADYPASDSVMQADSGLMFANRSVDGTPRRIGMLLADAATGLYAAQACAAALCRRYRTGRGGHVELNLFDACCALQANNLLEHAIAGQAVAGPVSAPNGVFATRDGSVTLLALNDAQFAKLCHALDRDDWLADPRFVNNASRMEHAALLNRQVGDIIVTRTTSAWQEQLSRHDVLHAPVRGYADVLQHPQAAHRQTFQSIEQPGLGALPFAGIPARAMRRPAGPAPENGEHTVQLLQEAGFGSHAIDEWLRLGVVRQATATSAKAMA from the coding sequence ATGCCGAATGCCCTTGCCTCCACTCATCCAACCGATGACGGCCTGCTCGATCTGCCTTTTGCCGGCCTGCGTGTGCTGGACATCAGCCAGGGCATCGCCGGCCCGTACTGCGCGCATATCCTCTGGCAGCAGGGCGCGGAGATCATCAAGGTCGAGCCGCCGTCCGGAGACTGGGGGCGCAAGGTCGGGGTCGTGCGCGGTGATACGAGCGCGCTGAGCATTGCGTACAACGGCGGCAAACGCAGCATCTGCGTGGACGCCACGGTCGAAGCTGGCAAGGATGTCCTGCGCCAGCTGGCGCTGCAGGCCGACGTGGTGGTGCAGAACTTTCGCCCGCAGGTAGCGGATCGGCTTGGCGTGGGCCATGCCGCGCTGGCGGCGCTGCGCCCCGAGCTGGTCTATGTCTCGATCAGCGGCTACGGTCCGGATGGCCCCTACGCCGACTACCCGGCGTCCGACTCGGTGATGCAGGCTGACAGCGGGTTAATGTTCGCGAACCGTAGCGTCGACGGAACACCCCGCCGCATCGGCATGTTGCTGGCGGACGCCGCCACCGGCCTCTACGCGGCCCAGGCCTGCGCCGCTGCCTTGTGCCGGCGGTACCGCACCGGGCGCGGCGGTCATGTCGAACTGAATCTGTTTGATGCCTGCTGCGCGCTGCAGGCCAACAATCTCCTCGAGCACGCCATCGCGGGCCAGGCCGTTGCCGGCCCGGTCAGCGCGCCCAACGGGGTCTTTGCCACCCGTGACGGCAGTGTGACGCTGCTGGCCCTGAACGATGCGCAGTTCGCCAAGCTCTGTCACGCCCTCGACCGCGACGACTGGCTGGCTGACCCGCGCTTCGTCAACAACGCCAGTCGCATGGAACACGCGGCGCTGCTGAACCGGCAGGTCGGCGACATCATCGTCACGCGCACTACCAGTGCGTGGCAGGAACAGTTGAGCCGGCACGACGTGCTTCACGCCCCGGTCCGCGGCTATGCCGATGTGCTGCAGCACCCGCAGGCGGCGCACCGGCAGACATTCCAGTCGATCGAGCAACCGGGGCTGGGCGCTCTGCCCTTCGCCGGGATCCCGGCCCGGGCCATGCGGCGGCCCGCCGGGCCAGCCCCCGAGAATGGTGAACACACGGTGCAGTTGCTGCAGGAAGCCGGTTTCGGCAGCCACGCCATCGACGAATGGCTGCGGCTAGGCGTGGTGCGACAGGCAACGGCCACGTCGGCGAAGGCGATGGCATGA
- a CDS encoding NADPH:quinone oxidoreductase family protein: MKALVCKQFGGVEDVELATVSEPALADPHAVTIEVEFASVSHATGLMIAGQYQRRPPLPFVPGTEAVGRVVACGKAVTRLRPGDRVVAIADWGCYAERFTVPEYTVYPVPDSLPPKVALPIPLSYGTAYCGLVWRCALTPQDTLLVLGAGAGVGLAAVEIGRQLGATVVACASTEAKRADALRRGATHAVAPQDLAAQVKALTGGRGADVVVDPVGGDLFGQALRAAAPNARILSIGFASGSIPQAPVNLLLVKNLTLHGFFFGRYIGWTPSDERAEHAPALQQVMSTLFQWAAEGKLEPTVSAVYPITGLGDALAALESRKVVGKVAIKIKETET, translated from the coding sequence ATGAAGGCGCTCGTATGCAAGCAGTTCGGCGGCGTCGAGGATGTGGAACTCGCGACCGTGTCCGAACCCGCCCTGGCCGACCCCCATGCGGTCACGATCGAAGTGGAGTTCGCCAGCGTCAGCCATGCCACCGGCCTGATGATCGCTGGCCAGTATCAGCGCCGCCCGCCGCTGCCATTCGTGCCCGGCACGGAAGCGGTGGGACGCGTGGTGGCCTGCGGCAAGGCCGTCACACGGCTGCGCCCAGGTGACCGGGTCGTAGCCATTGCCGACTGGGGCTGCTACGCGGAGCGATTCACGGTACCTGAGTACACCGTCTACCCTGTCCCCGACTCGCTGCCGCCGAAGGTCGCGCTGCCGATCCCGCTCTCGTACGGCACCGCCTATTGCGGCCTGGTCTGGCGTTGCGCGCTGACGCCGCAGGACACCCTGCTGGTGCTCGGCGCTGGCGCTGGCGTCGGACTCGCGGCGGTGGAGATCGGGCGGCAACTTGGGGCGACCGTGGTTGCCTGCGCCAGCACCGAGGCAAAACGCGCCGACGCGCTGCGCCGCGGGGCCACGCACGCGGTTGCGCCCCAGGACCTCGCCGCTCAAGTCAAGGCACTTACCGGTGGCCGTGGCGCGGATGTGGTGGTGGACCCGGTCGGCGGCGACCTGTTCGGCCAGGCGCTGCGCGCCGCAGCGCCGAACGCGCGCATTCTTAGCATCGGCTTTGCCAGCGGGTCCATCCCGCAGGCGCCGGTCAATCTGCTACTGGTCAAGAACCTGACGCTGCACGGCTTCTTCTTCGGCCGATACATCGGCTGGACGCCGTCCGACGAGCGCGCCGAGCACGCCCCGGCGTTGCAGCAGGTCATGTCCACCCTGTTTCAGTGGGCTGCGGAAGGGAAGCTGGAGCCGACCGTGTCCGCTGTCTATCCGATCACCGGCCTGGGGGATGCCCTCGCCGCGCTGGAATCCCGCAAGGTTGTTGGCAAGGTGGCAATAAAAATCAAGGAGACAGAGACATGA
- a CDS encoding DMT family transporter: MKTTRIDATTLFLLTFPPLAWAGNAIVGRLAAGTVPPITLNLVRWIIAALLLAPYAWRGVMTHRAALRQHLAMLATMGLLSIASYNAFQYLALTTSTPINVTLIGASTPLFLLLIGACFFHERFRPWQVAGALLCLLGVSFVLMRGEPERLAHLEFVPGDLYMLAATITWSFYTWLLRKHRPDLPLPVLLLAQIVAGVIASIPVAAWELGRLTEPLQWSGKVAWILLYVGTVPSLLAYFVWDRAISRAGAQLPVFFITLTPLFAAVLSTVLLGESPHWYHGMGLVCIGAGIWLAQRR, from the coding sequence ATGAAGACCACCCGCATCGACGCGACCACTTTGTTCCTGCTGACATTCCCGCCGCTGGCCTGGGCCGGAAATGCCATCGTCGGACGCCTCGCCGCGGGCACCGTGCCACCGATCACGCTGAATCTCGTGCGCTGGATCATCGCGGCATTGCTGCTGGCCCCCTACGCGTGGCGGGGCGTCATGACGCATCGCGCCGCGCTGCGACAGCATCTCGCCATGCTCGCCACCATGGGCCTGTTGTCGATCGCCAGCTATAACGCGTTCCAGTATCTGGCGCTCACCACCTCCACGCCGATCAACGTCACCCTGATCGGCGCATCCACCCCGCTCTTCCTGCTGCTGATCGGCGCCTGCTTTTTCCACGAGCGCTTCCGGCCGTGGCAGGTGGCGGGCGCCCTGCTCTGCCTGCTGGGCGTGTCGTTCGTGCTGATGCGCGGCGAGCCCGAGCGGCTGGCCCATCTCGAATTCGTGCCCGGCGACCTGTACATGCTCGCCGCGACGATCACCTGGAGTTTCTACACCTGGCTACTGCGCAAGCACCGCCCCGACCTGCCGCTGCCGGTACTTCTGCTTGCGCAGATCGTGGCAGGCGTCATCGCCAGCATTCCCGTCGCCGCGTGGGAACTCGGCCGGCTGACGGAACCCCTGCAGTGGAGCGGCAAGGTCGCGTGGATCCTGCTGTATGTGGGCACCGTGCCGTCGCTGCTGGCGTATTTCGTCTGGGATCGCGCCATCTCGCGCGCTGGAGCGCAACTGCCGGTTTTCTTCATCACCCTCACGCCGCTGTTTGCGGCCGTGCTTTCCACCGTTCTGCTGGGCGAGTCGCCTCATTGGTATCACGGGATGGGGCTTGTTTGTATCGGGGCTGGGATCTGGTTGGCGCAGCGGCGATAG
- a CDS encoding phosphodiesterase, whose product MNAAPYLVAQLTDLHIKAGGKLSYRRVDTAGALRTAIDTLLAAPQQPDIVIVTGDLVDFGSESEYRFLRDLLQPLPMPVRLLPGNHDHRPSLRAVFADHDYLFANGDGDAPVHYAIDAGPLRLVGFDCTVPGKPGGRAEDAGLAWLDATLAAAPKQPTLVMLHHPPFHTGIGHMDDQGLENAPAFEAIIARHPQVERVVCGHLHRHITRRFGGTIAMTAPGPAHQVALDLDPQAASRFRMEPPGYLLHWWHPAHGMVTHLAASGDYGALHPFFDANGKLID is encoded by the coding sequence ATGAACGCCGCTCCCTATCTGGTCGCGCAACTGACCGATCTCCATATCAAGGCGGGCGGCAAGCTGTCGTACCGCCGGGTCGATACCGCCGGCGCGTTGCGCACCGCCATCGACACGCTGCTCGCCGCGCCGCAGCAGCCCGACATCGTCATCGTCACCGGCGATCTGGTCGATTTCGGCAGCGAATCGGAGTACCGCTTCCTGCGCGATCTCCTGCAGCCCCTGCCGATGCCGGTCAGGCTTCTGCCCGGCAATCACGATCATCGCCCGTCGCTGCGTGCCGTATTCGCCGATCACGACTACCTGTTTGCGAACGGCGATGGCGACGCCCCGGTTCACTACGCCATCGACGCCGGACCGCTGCGGCTGGTCGGTTTCGATTGCACCGTCCCGGGCAAACCGGGGGGCCGGGCCGAAGATGCCGGGCTGGCCTGGCTCGATGCCACACTGGCGGCGGCACCGAAGCAACCGACGCTGGTGATGCTGCACCACCCGCCGTTCCACACCGGCATTGGCCATATGGACGACCAGGGCCTGGAGAACGCGCCGGCGTTCGAGGCGATCATCGCGCGGCACCCCCAAGTGGAACGCGTGGTCTGCGGCCATCTGCACCGCCATATCACGCGCCGCTTCGGTGGCACCATCGCCATGACCGCGCCGGGGCCCGCGCATCAGGTTGCCCTCGACCTCGATCCCCAGGCCGCGTCACGCTTCCGCATGGAGCCGCCGGGGTACCTGTTGCATTGGTGGCATCCCGCGCACGGAATGGTGACGCACCTTGCCGCCAGCGGCGACTATGGCGCGCTGCATCCGTTCTTCGACGCGAACGGGAAACTGATTGATTGA
- a CDS encoding TRAP transporter substrate-binding protein, with amino-acid sequence MHPLRHRLALATLTLATATGYTASALVALIAPFAPNAHAQPAPVVWQMATEYPATSMPGEGLTTFAQEVATRTQGTLAPQPTFDASAGVKSAQMPAAIRDGKLQAGDAFGGALGEVDPIFLLSSLPFVATSVDKAHRLADLARADYAQAFEKQGQHLLYITPWPPTGLWTHKPVGTLDDLRTLSVRAYDETSADVMRAAGAKAQNLSFADAMPRLKDGSVNAVLSSGDGGAGRKLWDYLPYFTAIGYAMPLSFTTVNAAAWQSLTPAQRDAVTAAARATEGKQWSRLNTRLTENTARMRANGVTIDDNPAPAVQQALQAAGLSAVGVWQTRVGERGAALLKTYFSAEAGLH; translated from the coding sequence ATGCATCCTCTTCGCCATCGTCTTGCCCTGGCCACGCTGACGCTTGCCACTGCCACCGGCTACACAGCCTCCGCCCTAGTCGCACTCATCGCACCCTTCGCACCCAACGCACACGCGCAGCCCGCGCCCGTCGTCTGGCAGATGGCGACCGAGTACCCGGCCACGTCGATGCCCGGCGAAGGACTGACCACGTTTGCCCAGGAAGTCGCTACCCGCACGCAGGGCACATTGGCGCCGCAGCCGACCTTCGACGCCAGCGCGGGCGTCAAGTCCGCCCAGATGCCGGCCGCCATCCGCGACGGCAAACTGCAGGCCGGCGATGCTTTCGGCGGCGCGTTGGGCGAGGTCGATCCGATTTTCCTGCTGTCGTCGCTGCCATTCGTAGCGACGTCGGTGGACAAGGCCCATCGCCTGGCCGATCTGGCCCGCGCGGACTACGCGCAGGCATTCGAGAAGCAGGGCCAGCACCTGCTCTACATCACACCCTGGCCGCCAACGGGCCTCTGGACACACAAACCCGTGGGCACGCTCGACGATCTGCGCACGCTGTCCGTGCGCGCCTATGACGAAACGTCCGCCGACGTCATGCGCGCTGCGGGAGCGAAGGCGCAGAACCTGTCGTTCGCCGATGCCATGCCGCGTCTGAAGGATGGCTCGGTCAATGCCGTGCTTTCGTCGGGCGATGGCGGCGCGGGCCGCAAGCTCTGGGACTACCTGCCCTACTTCACGGCCATCGGCTACGCCATGCCGTTGTCGTTTACGACCGTCAACGCAGCCGCCTGGCAATCCCTGACACCCGCCCAGCGAGACGCCGTGACCGCCGCCGCCAGAGCGACCGAAGGCAAACAATGGTCGCGGCTGAATACCCGCCTGACCGAGAACACCGCCCGAATGCGCGCCAACGGTGTGACCATCGACGACAATCCAGCGCCCGCCGTGCAACAGGCCCTGCAAGCCGCCGGGCTGAGCGCGGTCGGCGTCTGGCAGACACGCGTGGGCGAGCGCGGAGCCGCCTTGCTGAAGACCTATTTCAGCGCGGAGGCAGGGCTCCACTGA
- the aspT gene encoding aspartate-alanine antiporter, with product MQCSIGFFNQMPTAVLFITVGLGYAIGKLRVGPIVLGGVCGTLIVALLVGQTGCQMHGELKDVAFALFIFAMGYSGGPQFFANLNRSSLRFMVLPLIEAFVVLAIVLVAVRMLDLDPGTAAGLAAGAATESAVVGTAAEALKHLNLVPTELARMQSNIATAYTLTYLVGLISIVFFTSQVAPFLLRFNLREASSELAKELQAASDDDVATQPVLPRLVGRAHRVEHAAGLTVRQLEAALGGRTLVMGLVRDGKLMESVPDLTIKRDDIVALIGVRDKLVSAREVIGQEVSLPLSQSDVLRLEEHQVIVNNPAVNGRSLAELGREAAQQHLRYVWVQQIVRSGMSLPITPATRLQHGDRVSLVGVEPTLTSAARNLGRDLRTTDTTELVFLCAGILIGLLIGSVTLKAAGIPISLGSGGGALLSGLVFGWINFKRPGVGDMPSAAVQLLKDLGLAMFVACVGLSAGPDAVTLIREHGAVLPLVGLAVSLTPACMSLWIGHKFLKIQGPLLVGAIAGQHVSTPAISAVLAASQSSVPLLGYTVTYAIANVMLPVLGPIIVALAYRVGGM from the coding sequence ATGCAATGCTCAATCGGATTCTTCAACCAGATGCCCACGGCGGTGCTGTTCATCACCGTCGGCCTTGGCTACGCCATTGGCAAGCTTCGCGTCGGCCCGATCGTGCTCGGCGGTGTCTGCGGCACGCTGATCGTGGCGCTGCTTGTCGGGCAGACCGGGTGCCAGATGCACGGCGAGTTGAAGGACGTTGCCTTCGCGCTCTTCATCTTCGCGATGGGATATTCGGGCGGCCCGCAGTTCTTCGCGAACTTGAACCGCTCCAGCCTGCGGTTCATGGTCCTGCCGCTCATCGAAGCGTTCGTGGTACTGGCAATCGTGCTGGTGGCCGTGCGAATGCTGGATCTGGACCCTGGCACGGCGGCGGGTCTCGCAGCCGGCGCGGCGACGGAATCCGCAGTGGTCGGCACGGCTGCGGAGGCGCTCAAACATCTGAACCTGGTCCCGACAGAACTGGCCCGGATGCAATCGAACATCGCCACGGCCTATACGCTGACCTACCTCGTCGGCCTGATCAGCATCGTGTTCTTCACCAGCCAGGTGGCTCCCTTCCTGCTTCGCTTCAACCTGCGCGAGGCATCGAGCGAACTGGCCAAGGAACTGCAGGCCGCGTCCGACGATGACGTCGCCACGCAGCCGGTGCTGCCCCGCCTGGTGGGACGTGCTCACCGCGTGGAACATGCGGCCGGCCTGACCGTGCGCCAACTGGAAGCCGCGCTTGGCGGGCGGACACTGGTGATGGGGCTGGTGCGCGACGGCAAGCTCATGGAGTCGGTGCCGGATCTGACCATAAAACGGGACGACATCGTGGCGCTGATCGGCGTGCGCGACAAACTCGTCTCGGCTCGCGAGGTGATTGGCCAGGAGGTGTCGTTGCCGCTGAGCCAGTCCGACGTGCTGCGGCTCGAAGAGCATCAGGTGATCGTCAACAATCCCGCTGTCAATGGCCGCTCGCTGGCCGAACTCGGCCGGGAAGCCGCCCAGCAACATCTTCGCTACGTCTGGGTCCAGCAGATCGTTCGATCCGGCATGAGCCTGCCGATCACGCCCGCCACACGCCTGCAGCATGGCGACCGGGTAAGCCTGGTGGGCGTGGAACCGACACTGACCTCAGCGGCCCGCAACCTGGGCAGGGATCTACGCACCACCGATACCACCGAACTCGTCTTCCTGTGCGCGGGCATCCTGATTGGCCTCTTGATCGGCAGCGTCACCCTGAAGGCAGCCGGCATCCCGATCTCGCTCGGCAGCGGCGGCGGCGCGCTGCTCAGCGGTCTTGTCTTCGGCTGGATCAATTTCAAACGGCCCGGCGTGGGCGACATGCCAAGCGCCGCGGTCCAGTTGCTGAAAGACCTGGGACTGGCGATGTTCGTGGCCTGCGTCGGCTTGTCTGCCGGACCTGATGCCGTCACGCTGATTCGCGAGCATGGCGCCGTGTTGCCGCTCGTCGGCCTGGCCGTGTCGCTGACGCCGGCATGCATGTCACTCTGGATCGGCCACAAATTCCTGAAAATCCAGGGGCCACTGCTGGTCGGCGCCATCGCGGGGCAGCACGTCAGCACGCCGGCGATCAGCGCCGTGCTGGCCGCCAGCCAGAGTTCGGTGCCGCTGCTCGGCTACACGGTGACGTATGCCATCGCCAACGTGATGCTGCCGGTGCTTGGGCCAATCATCGTGGCCCTCGCATATCGCGTTGGCGGCATGTGA
- a CDS encoding ABC transporter ATP-binding protein, translated as MHEPTAIRLRHCAKTFADGTTALQPLDLDIGAGETVVLLGPSGCGKTTTLRIIAGLEQPDAGGEVWFGDTAVTDQPIEQRGVGMVFQNYALFPNMTVAENIAYGLRVRRTDSATRKRRVNDMLAMMHLEPFADRRVDQLSGGQRQRVALARAIAVQPRVLLLDEPLTALDAKLRDALRADINQLLRSLHITAVYVTHDQAEAMALGDRIIVMDKGRIAQAGTPQEIYRSPANAFVADFIGTMNHLPAVAEARRWRVPGGTVPMAAPNDAPVSAQARLMFRPEDVALVQADQAHVEGTVVTALFLGNHTRLLVDVGTSQPMVVETARRDAWQAGERVGLRIDTDHLITLHEAA; from the coding sequence GGGACGACCGCCCTGCAGCCGCTCGACCTCGATATCGGCGCGGGGGAAACCGTGGTGCTGCTCGGCCCGTCGGGTTGCGGCAAGACCACCACGCTACGCATCATCGCCGGTCTGGAGCAACCCGATGCCGGGGGCGAAGTCTGGTTCGGGGACACCGCCGTCACCGACCAGCCAATCGAACAGCGCGGCGTCGGCATGGTGTTCCAGAACTACGCGCTGTTCCCGAACATGACCGTGGCCGAGAACATCGCATACGGCCTGCGGGTGCGTCGTACTGATTCGGCCACGCGCAAGCGCCGCGTCAATGACATGCTGGCGATGATGCACCTGGAGCCATTCGCTGACCGGCGCGTCGACCAGCTCTCCGGCGGCCAGCGCCAGCGCGTGGCGCTGGCACGCGCCATCGCCGTACAGCCCCGCGTGCTGCTGCTGGATGAGCCGCTGACCGCGCTCGACGCGAAGCTGCGTGACGCGCTGCGCGCCGACATCAACCAGCTTTTACGCAGCCTGCACATCACGGCCGTCTATGTGACGCATGATCAGGCCGAAGCCATGGCGCTGGGCGACCGCATCATCGTGATGGACAAGGGCCGCATTGCGCAGGCCGGCACGCCGCAGGAGATCTACCGCTCGCCCGCGAATGCCTTCGTGGCCGACTTCATCGGCACGATGAACCATCTGCCCGCCGTGGCCGAAGCCAGACGCTGGCGCGTGCCGGGCGGTACGGTGCCGATGGCCGCCCCGAACGATGCCCCGGTCTCAGCGCAGGCACGCCTGATGTTCCGCCCCGAGGACGTGGCGCTGGTTCAGGCCGATCAAGCCCATGTGGAAGGCACCGTCGTCACCGCGCTCTTTCTTGGCAACCACACCCGCCTGCTGGTGGACGTGGGGACCAGCCAGCCGATGGTTGTCGAAACCGCCCGCCGCGATGCATGGCAGGCCGGTGAACGTGTCGGCCTGCGGATCGACACGGATCATCTGATCACGCTTCACGAAGCGGCATGA
- a CDS encoding zinc ribbon domain-containing protein YjdM has translation MSALPACPNCHSEYTYEDGGLFICPECAHEWSAQASAPAEAEVRVHRDSAGNVLQDGDTVTVIKDLKLKGSAGTIKMGTKVKNIRLVDGDHDIDCKIDGFGAMSLKSEFVRKV, from the coding sequence ATGAGCGCATTGCCCGCCTGCCCGAACTGTCATTCCGAGTACACCTACGAGGATGGCGGCCTCTTTATCTGCCCGGAATGCGCGCATGAATGGTCGGCGCAGGCGTCCGCACCGGCCGAAGCGGAAGTTCGGGTTCATCGTGATTCGGCGGGCAACGTGCTGCAGGACGGGGATACCGTCACCGTTATCAAGGATCTCAAGCTGAAGGGATCCGCCGGCACGATCAAGATGGGTACCAAGGTGAAGAACATCCGCCTGGTCGACGGCGATCACGATATCGACTGCAAGATCGACGGCTTTGGTGCCATGAGCCTGAAATCGGAGTTCGTCCGGAAGGTGTGA